The Terriglobales bacterium region CGCAAGAAGGTGCTGATGGCCGACAAGGCCAACGTGATGACCCACGCGGGCGGGCTGTGGCAGCGGGTGTTTCACGAAGTGGCAAAGAAGCATCCCACCATCGAAGCGCAGCACATGTACGTGGACGTGGCGGCGATGATGATGGTGCGCGAGCCCAAGCAGTTCGAGGTCATCGTCACCAACAACATGTTCGGCGACATCCTCACCGACCTGGGCGCGGCGCTGGTGGGCGGGCTGGGTATGGCAGCGAGCGGCAACATCCATCCCGGCAAGACTTCAATGTTCGAGCCGGTGCACGGCTCGGCGCCGGGGATCGCGGGGAAGAACGTCGCCAACCCCATCGGCGCCATCGCCACCGCCTCCATGATGCTGGCGCATTTGGGACTCGCCAAAGAGGCGGACAAGATCGATGCCGCTATCCTCGAGGCTGTGCGCCAGAAGAAAACGACCTTCGACGTGGGTGGAACCCTGGGAACGAAAGAATCGGCGGCCTGGATCGCGAAGCAAGTCGCCAAGAGCTAAAGGTAGCCCGAGCCTTCCTCAATTCCACCTTGCCTGCAGGCGTCGAATGGCCACCAGCGCCACCGAGTACTGGTGATTCATCTGGTAGGCGCGGGCGTAGCAATCGCGCGCCTCCTGCCACTGATGCTTCTGTTCGTACACCCGGCCCAGATTGAAGTGGGGATAGCAATAGGCCTCGTAGCGTTTGGCGCGCGTGGCCTTCTCCAGCCAGGGGATGGCTTCGTCAAGCTTTCCTTGCTCGATCAGGTAGGCGCCGATGTCGTTGTAGGGGTTGCCGAAGTTGGGGTCCACCCGGATGGCTTCTAGGCACTCGGCGATGGCCTTCTCGTACTCGCCCAGGTAGGAGTAGCTCCAGCCGCGAAAGGTGTAGGCCTCGGCGGTGGGGAAGGCCTCGATGGAGCGGGTGTAGAGGGCGATGGCCTGGTCGTAGTCGCCGCTGACCTGGCACTGGTAGGCGCGCTGGAAGTATTCGACCGCGCGCTGCCGTGGATTGCTCTCCGCCATGGAAGTCCCCGAGGTGGTTGCCTTAGCTGATATTGTAGTCCCGCAAGAATCCAGTGATGAAGTTTGCCCGCACATCCTGGCGTCTATTGCTGACGCTGACGCCGGCGCTCGCGCTCGGCCTGCTGCTCACCGCGGCCGCCGCGGCGCAGCAGACCCCGGCGGCATCAGCGTCGCCCTCCCAGCCCGCCGCTCCCAAGGCGCAGAAGCACAAGCCGCAGATCTCTCCGCGCGAGGCGGAAGAGCTGCTGCGCAGCGTGGACCAGATCCTGAAGTTCGCCAGCGAGGACACCAAGCTCCCCATCCGCCAGCCGGTGAAGCGCAAGCTGGCCAGCGCCGACAAGGTGAAGCAGTTCTTCAGCGATCGCTTGCGCGAGGACAAGGAGACGCAGCGCATGGAGCGCGCCGAGGCGGTGCTGAAGAAGCTGGGATTCCTGCCGCGCAAGTTCGACCTGCGCTCCTTCTTCTTGGATCTGCTGGACGAGCAGGTGGCGGGCTTCTACGACGAGCACACGCGCACCGTCTATCTGCTGGACTGGGTGGAGCCGGGAGAGCAGCGCGCGGTGCTGGCCCACGAGCTCACCCACGCCCTGCAGGATCAGGCCCTGGGGCTCGAGAAGTGGACGAAGGCGGCGGAGTCCGAAGAGGACGTGGTGGAAAAGAAGCCGAAGAAGTCGAATCCCCAGGAAGGCGACTTCGAGGTGCAGCCGGAGGAGGCAGCCGTCGCCCGAACCGCACTGCTCGAAGGCCAAGCCATGTTCGTGCTCATTGATTATCTGTACGCGCCCGTGAACCGGTCGCTGGCCACCGACCCGCTGCTCGCGGTGCCCTTCCGGGAGGCGAGCACGGATAGCTCGCAGTACCCAGTGCTCAAGAACGCGCCGCTCTATCTGAAGAAGTCGCTGACCTTCCCCTACACCTTCGGCCTGGAATTCGTGCAGGAGCTGTTGCTGAAGGGCGGCAAGGCGCAAGCCTTCGCGGGCGCGCTGAAAGACCCGCCGCGCAACACCCGCGACATCATGACGCCGCGGAGCTACTTCTCCCGCGAGCGCATCCCCGCGCTGTGGGTGCCCGCGCTGAAGCCGCTGCTGGGGCCGGGCTACGAGCGCTTTGACGTGGGCTCCATCGGGCAGTTTGACGTCTATGTACTGCTGGAGCAGTTTGCCGACCAGAAAACCGCGAAGCGGCTTTCGCCCGCCTGGCGCGGCGGCTTCTACTACGCCGCGCGCCGTCCGCCGGAAAAGGACGCCGCGGCAGCGAAGCCGGAGCCGCCCGCCCAGGCCGCCAGCGATTCCAAGGAGAATCCGAAGCCGCAGCCGGTCGGGCTCGAGTCGCTGGCCTTGGTCTATCTCTCGCGCTGGGATTCGCCGGAGAGCGCGGCCAAGTTCGCCTCCTTCTACGGGGATGCGCTGCTCCAGCGTTACCGCTTCGCGCAGGGAGAGGATGCGCCCGGTCCCAAGGCGCCAGTCCCATCGGCCGCGCGCAAGAAGTGGACGACCGAGGACGGGCCGGTCTTCATCGAGCAGCGCGGCGAGTGGGTGCTGGTGCTGGAGAGCTTTGACGAAGCCACCGCCACCAAGCTGGCCGACGCCATCCTCACCGGGGCGAAGACCGTCCCCGCCAAGCCCTGACGGCCTTCTACTGGGCGGCGGTGTTCACGCTGATGTGCATCTCGAAGGTTTTTCGCCGGCTCGCCCGCTTGTATAATCGCCGCTCGCATTCTTAGGAGTCCCGAGGGGGGACATTTGGCGCAGGCGGAGATCGGCATCATCGGCGGTAGCGGGCTGTACTCCATGCCCGGGGTAACGGGCACGCGCGAGGTCGCGCTGCGCACGCCCTTCGGCAAGCCCTCGGACGCCTACGTCCTGGGGACGCTGGCCGGGCGCAAGGTGGCATTCCTGGCGCGCCACGGGCGCGGACATCGCATCCTGCCCTCGGAGCTGAACTTCCGCGCCAACATCCACGGCTTTAAGCAACTGGGAGTGGAGCGCATCATGTCGGTCTCCGCCGTTGGGTCGCTGAAGGAAGAGCACCGGCCGCTGGACTTCATCATCCCCGACCAGTTCGTGGACCGCACCCGCCACCGCGTGGACACCTTCTTCGGCGAAGGCTGCGTGGCGCACATCGGCTTCTCCGATCCCGTCTGCCGCGAGTTGGCCCTGGTGGCGGCGCGGGCGTGCACCAAGGTGGGCGTCTCCGGCAGGCTGGGTGGCAGCTACCTTTGCATGGAGGGCCCGCAGTTCTCCACCAAGGCAGAGTCGCACCTCTACCGCAGCTGGGGCATGGACGTGATCGGCATGACCAACCTGCAGGAGGCCAAGCTGGCGCGCGAGGCCGAGATTTGCTACGTCACCGTGGCCATGGTGACCGACTACGACTGCTGGCATCCCGGGCACGACGCCGTCACCGTGCACCAGATCATCGCCGTGCTGATGAAGAATGCCGCCAACGCCTCCAGAGTTGTCAAGCAGGCGGTGGCCACGATTCCGAGGACGCGCAGCTGCAAGTGCGGCTCGGCGCTGGCCAACGCCATCATTACCGACCGCGCCAAGATCCCGCCCAAGACCCGCAAGAAGCTCCAGCTCCTGATAGGAAAATATCTCGACAAGAAGGCGAAGAAGTAGGCATGTCCCTGCTGGTGGTCGGCTCCATCGCCTTCGACACGATCCAGACGCCGTATGGGAAGGTGGAGAAGTGTCTGGGTGGGTCGGCTACGTTCTTCTCCCTGGCCGCCAGCTACTTCACCGAAGTGCGCGTGGTGGGCGTGGTGGGCGACGACTTCACCGCAACCGAGGAAAACGTGCTGCGCGAACGGGGCGTGAAGACGGAAGGCATCCAGCACGCGCGGGGTAAGACCTTCCACTGGTCGGGGGAGTATGGCGACAACCTCAACGAGGCCCGCACCCACCTGACCGAGCTCAACGTCTTCGAGAAGTTCGAGCCGCAGATCCCGCAGGCGTTTTTCTCCACCGATTACCTCTTTCTTGCCAACATCGATCCGGTATTGCAAGCCGGAGTGCGGCGGCGCCTGCCCGGGGCCAAGCTGGTGGGCGGCGACACCATGAACTTCTGGATCGAGGGCAAACCGAAAGAGCTGGCGGAGACGCTGGCGCAGCTCGATCTGCTGCTGATCAACGATGGCGAGGCGCGTTTGCTGGCCCGCGATCCCAGCCTGCCGCGCGCAGCGCGCAAGATCCTGGACATGGGGCCCAAGGCGGTGGTCATCAAGCACGGCGAGTACGGCGCCACCATCTTCTTCGGCAAGGGCGGCTTTGGCATGGGACACCATCCCTTCCGTGCTCCCGCGCTGCCGCTGGAGGAGGTGCGCGACCCCACCGGCGCCGGGGATTCCTTCGCCGGCGGATTCATGGGTTACATCGCCTCGCAGGGAGAGCTCAATCTCCAAGTCCTGAAGCGCGCCATGTTCTACGGCGGGGTGATGGGCTCGTTCGCCGTGGAGCGCTTCGGGACGGAGCGCCTGCGCGGGCTGACGCGCGAGGAGATCGACGCCCGCTTCCAGATCTTCCGCGAACTGACTCACCTGGACTGAGAGCCGTGCCCAGCCAAGCGCCACTGCCGCGGATCTCCGAAGGCCTGGTGGTGGTACTGCTCGCCGCCTGCGCCTCGCTGGCTGCCTTCCTTTATTACTTTCAGCAGGACGCGCTCCTGCTCTACGGCGACGCGGTCGCCCACCTGCACATCGCGCGGCGCGTGGTGGATGGCCGCTATCCGGGACCCTTCGAGCTGGGTACGGTGTGGCTGCCGCTGCCCCACATCCTGATGCTGCCGTTCGTCGCCGTGGATTGGATGTG contains the following coding sequences:
- a CDS encoding isocitrate/isopropylmalate family dehydrogenase, which codes for RKKVLMADKANVMTHAGGLWQRVFHEVAKKHPTIEAQHMYVDVAAMMMVREPKQFEVIVTNNMFGDILTDLGAALVGGLGMAASGNIHPGKTSMFEPVHGSAPGIAGKNVANPIGAIATASMMLAHLGLAKEADKIDAAILEAVRQKKTTFDVGGTLGTKESAAWIAKQVAKS
- the mtnP gene encoding S-methyl-5'-thioadenosine phosphorylase; amino-acid sequence: MAQAEIGIIGGSGLYSMPGVTGTREVALRTPFGKPSDAYVLGTLAGRKVAFLARHGRGHRILPSELNFRANIHGFKQLGVERIMSVSAVGSLKEEHRPLDFIIPDQFVDRTRHRVDTFFGEGCVAHIGFSDPVCRELALVAARACTKVGVSGRLGGSYLCMEGPQFSTKAESHLYRSWGMDVIGMTNLQEAKLAREAEICYVTVAMVTDYDCWHPGHDAVTVHQIIAVLMKNAANASRVVKQAVATIPRTRSCKCGSALANAIITDRAKIPPKTRKKLQLLIGKYLDKKAKK
- a CDS encoding ImmA/IrrE family metallo-endopeptidase; this encodes MKFARTSWRLLLTLTPALALGLLLTAAAAAQQTPAASASPSQPAAPKAQKHKPQISPREAEELLRSVDQILKFASEDTKLPIRQPVKRKLASADKVKQFFSDRLREDKETQRMERAEAVLKKLGFLPRKFDLRSFFLDLLDEQVAGFYDEHTRTVYLLDWVEPGEQRAVLAHELTHALQDQALGLEKWTKAAESEEDVVEKKPKKSNPQEGDFEVQPEEAAVARTALLEGQAMFVLIDYLYAPVNRSLATDPLLAVPFREASTDSSQYPVLKNAPLYLKKSLTFPYTFGLEFVQELLLKGGKAQAFAGALKDPPRNTRDIMTPRSYFSRERIPALWVPALKPLLGPGYERFDVGSIGQFDVYVLLEQFADQKTAKRLSPAWRGGFYYAARRPPEKDAAAAKPEPPAQAASDSKENPKPQPVGLESLALVYLSRWDSPESAAKFASFYGDALLQRYRFAQGEDAPGPKAPVPSAARKKWTTEDGPVFIEQRGEWVLVLESFDEATATKLADAILTGAKTVPAKP
- a CDS encoding PfkB family carbohydrate kinase; the encoded protein is MSLLVVGSIAFDTIQTPYGKVEKCLGGSATFFSLAASYFTEVRVVGVVGDDFTATEENVLRERGVKTEGIQHARGKTFHWSGEYGDNLNEARTHLTELNVFEKFEPQIPQAFFSTDYLFLANIDPVLQAGVRRRLPGAKLVGGDTMNFWIEGKPKELAETLAQLDLLLINDGEARLLARDPSLPRAARKILDMGPKAVVIKHGEYGATIFFGKGGFGMGHHPFRAPALPLEEVRDPTGAGDSFAGGFMGYIASQGELNLQVLKRAMFYGGVMGSFAVERFGTERLRGLTREEIDARFQIFRELTHLD
- a CDS encoding tetratricopeptide repeat protein: MAESNPRQRAVEYFQRAYQCQVSGDYDQAIALYTRSIEAFPTAEAYTFRGWSYSYLGEYEKAIAECLEAIRVDPNFGNPYNDIGAYLIEQGKLDEAIPWLEKATRAKRYEAYCYPHFNLGRVYEQKHQWQEARDCYARAYQMNHQYSVALVAIRRLQARWN